A single Brassica rapa cultivar Chiifu-401-42 chromosome A04, CAAS_Brap_v3.01, whole genome shotgun sequence DNA region contains:
- the LOC103863235 gene encoding uncharacterized protein LOC103863235 isoform X1, with translation MGALAQVVPWIPEDDLLLKNAIEAGASLEALAKGAVQFSRRFSIRELQDRWHALLYDPVVSAEAAIRMAELERTTNPPFPTKFARTGSKENKGFSRKRKTEQLRSTYHSLRKKFQTESFSSLDLGFLGSANDSHFMDNNGDATHLGLEDSHMDIIHNAFPDILADHVVSEDHLQGDISYVGGDLTFTEQAGPSDCDAVHQDSKQKLEIPANEPKATMASTDRFLAQLSTSLFEEEETLMEVDGKEVDKSYYDGRSSLLVNPINDTNSRALPINTGQDPSSSQAHPVNIHVMPVLFGTNAVRSVECKPVSDSAALDPHPEVVGGVICCLLNQEDPDIPCNDDILLSNTCHPMSVSSLARRNFKDTNNPVTSSARDLSATRDGHTQKKTPGRLQVSSKGKPEIGQSSQGESYKIVPSTGSAQGCSDTMVSDGAGAKDGNKEMAGGKRIVGFDGHGSYTEKESGDSKEEKCVIPINEIVQAKDAVVGLIEIPDPELEITQTEAGDHDFESDEDLPNYSDIEAMILDMDLDPDDQDNFDLEVYKYQSQEMKRRIIRLEQAAYSYMQRAIASRGAVAVLYGRYSKHYIKKPEVLVGRSTEDLAVDIDLGREKRGSKISRRQAIIRLGDDGSFHIKNLGKYSISVNEKEVDPGQSLVLKSDCLLEIRRMPFIFETNQSRMKEYMKRTGKGN, from the exons ATGGGGGCTCTTGCTCAGGTTGTTCCCTGGATACCCGAAGACGATCTGCTTCTAAAGAACGCCATAGAG GCTGGTGCATCTTTGGAAGCACTTGCTAAAGGCGCTGTGCAGTTTTCTAGAAGATTTTCTATCAGAGAACTGCAAGATCGATGGCATGCACTCCTATACGATCCAGTAGTTTCTGCAGAGGCAGCTATTCGGATGGCTGAGCTTGAACGTACTACTAACCCTCCTTTTCCCACAAAGTTTGCTAGAACTGGATCGAAAGAAAACAAAGGCTTTTCTAGGAAGAGAAAGACTGAACAGCTCAGAAGCACTTATCATTCCTTGCGGAAGAAATTTCAGACTGAGTCGTTTAGTTCCTTGGATCTAGGATTCCTTGGCTCCGCAAATGACAGCCATTTCATGGATAATAATGGTGATGCAACACATCTTGGCCTCGAAGACTCTCACATGGACATTATCCACAATGCCTTCCCAGATATCTTGGCTGATCATGTTGTGTCAGAAGATCATTTACAGGGAGACATCTCCTACGTAGGAGGAGATCTCACCTTCACTGAACAAGCAGGTCCTTCGGACTGTGATGCTGTTCATCAAGATTCCAAGCAGAAACTAGAGATTCCTGCTAATGAGCCGAAAGCCACTATGGCTAGCACTGATCGTTTCCTTGCACAGCTTTCAACTTCTctttttgaagaagaagaaacgctCATGGAAGTAGATGGCAAAGAAGTTGACAAGTCGTATTATGATGGTCGAAGCTCACTGTTGGTGAATCCTATAAATGATACAAATAGCAGAGCTTTGCCTATTAATACCGGACAAGATCCTTCCAGCTCACAAGCTCATCCAGTAAATATTCATGTGATGCCTGTGCTATTTGGTACAAATGCAGTGAGGTCAGTGGAGTGCAAACCTGTGTCTGACTCAGCTGCCCTTGATCCTCATCCTGAGGTTGTTGGTGGTGTAATCTGCTGTTTATTAAACCAAGAGGATCCCGATATTCCATGTAATGATGACATTCTTCTCTCCAACACCTGCCATCCAATGTCAGTTTCTTCGTTAGCCCGGCGGAACTTTAAAGATACAAATAATCCAGTAACTTCATCTGCTAGAGATCTCTCTGCCACTAGGGACGGACATACACAAAAGAAAACACCAGGACGTTTGCAAGTGTCTTCTAAAGGAAAGCCAGAGATTGGTCAATCAAGTCAAGGTGAGTCATATAAGATTGTTCCTTCTACTGGTTCTGCACAGGGATGCTCAGACACTATGGTTTCTGATGGTGCTGGTGCAAAAGATGGAAACAAAGAGATGGCCGGTGGAAAACGAATCGTCGGATTTGATGGACATGGAAGCTACACCGAGAAGGAGAGTGGAGACAGTAAAGAGGAAAAATGTGTAATACCTATAAATGAAATTGTACAAGCAAAAGATGCTGTTGTTGGCTTGATAGAGATTCCAGACCCTGAGCTGGAGATCACTCAAACAGAAGCAGGTGATCATGATTTTGAGAGTGACGAGGACTTGCCGAACTATTCTGACATTGAGGCTATG ATTCTTGACATGGACTTGGATCCTGATGACCAAGATAATTTTGATCTTGAAG TCTACAAGTATCAGAGCCAAGAGATGAAAAGAAGAATTATAAGACTTGAACAGGCTGCTTATTCATATATGCAAAGAGCCATTGCTTCCCGGGGTGCAGTAGCTGTTTTATATGGTAGATACTCAAAACACTACATCAAGAAACCTGAG GTTTTGGTGGGTAGATCAACAGAAGATCTCGCGGTGGACATTGATCTGGGAAGAGAAAAGCGTGGCAGCAAAATATCTCGACGCCAG GCGATCATACGGTTGGGTGATGATGGGTCGTTTCATATAAAGAACCTGGGGAAGTATTCAATTTCAGTTAATGAGAAGGAAGTAGATCCAGGACAGAGTTTAGTCCTCAAATCTGATTGTCTGCTTGAG ATACGGAGAATGCCTTTTATATTCGAGACAAACCAAAGCCGCATGAAAGAGTACATGAAGAGAACAGGGAAAGGGAACTGA
- the LOC103863235 gene encoding uncharacterized protein LOC103863235 isoform X2 produces the protein MGALAQVVPWIPEDDLLLKNAIEAGASLEALAKGAVQFSRRFSIRELQDRWHALLYDPVVSAEAAIRMAELERTTNPPFPTKFARTGSKENKGFSRKRKTEQLRSTYHSLRKKFQTESFSSLDLGFLGSANDSHFMDNNGDATHLGLEDSHMDIIHNAFPDILADHVVSEDHLQGDISYVGGDLTFTEQAGPSDCDAVHQDSKQKLEIPANEPKATMASTDRFLAQLSTSLFEEEETLMEVDGKEVDKSYYDGRSSLLVNPINDTNSRALPINTGQDPSSSQAHPVNIHVMPVLFGTNAVRSVECKPVSDSAALDPHPEVVGGVICCLLNQEDPDIPCNDDILLSNTCHPMSVSSLARRNFKDTNNPVTSSARDLSATRDGHTQKKTPGRLQVSSKGKPEIGQSSQDGNKEMAGGKRIVGFDGHGSYTEKESGDSKEEKCVIPINEIVQAKDAVVGLIEIPDPELEITQTEAGDHDFESDEDLPNYSDIEAMILDMDLDPDDQDNFDLEVYKYQSQEMKRRIIRLEQAAYSYMQRAIASRGAVAVLYGRYSKHYIKKPEVLVGRSTEDLAVDIDLGREKRGSKISRRQAIIRLGDDGSFHIKNLGKYSISVNEKEVDPGQSLVLKSDCLLEIRRMPFIFETNQSRMKEYMKRTGKGN, from the exons ATGGGGGCTCTTGCTCAGGTTGTTCCCTGGATACCCGAAGACGATCTGCTTCTAAAGAACGCCATAGAG GCTGGTGCATCTTTGGAAGCACTTGCTAAAGGCGCTGTGCAGTTTTCTAGAAGATTTTCTATCAGAGAACTGCAAGATCGATGGCATGCACTCCTATACGATCCAGTAGTTTCTGCAGAGGCAGCTATTCGGATGGCTGAGCTTGAACGTACTACTAACCCTCCTTTTCCCACAAAGTTTGCTAGAACTGGATCGAAAGAAAACAAAGGCTTTTCTAGGAAGAGAAAGACTGAACAGCTCAGAAGCACTTATCATTCCTTGCGGAAGAAATTTCAGACTGAGTCGTTTAGTTCCTTGGATCTAGGATTCCTTGGCTCCGCAAATGACAGCCATTTCATGGATAATAATGGTGATGCAACACATCTTGGCCTCGAAGACTCTCACATGGACATTATCCACAATGCCTTCCCAGATATCTTGGCTGATCATGTTGTGTCAGAAGATCATTTACAGGGAGACATCTCCTACGTAGGAGGAGATCTCACCTTCACTGAACAAGCAGGTCCTTCGGACTGTGATGCTGTTCATCAAGATTCCAAGCAGAAACTAGAGATTCCTGCTAATGAGCCGAAAGCCACTATGGCTAGCACTGATCGTTTCCTTGCACAGCTTTCAACTTCTctttttgaagaagaagaaacgctCATGGAAGTAGATGGCAAAGAAGTTGACAAGTCGTATTATGATGGTCGAAGCTCACTGTTGGTGAATCCTATAAATGATACAAATAGCAGAGCTTTGCCTATTAATACCGGACAAGATCCTTCCAGCTCACAAGCTCATCCAGTAAATATTCATGTGATGCCTGTGCTATTTGGTACAAATGCAGTGAGGTCAGTGGAGTGCAAACCTGTGTCTGACTCAGCTGCCCTTGATCCTCATCCTGAGGTTGTTGGTGGTGTAATCTGCTGTTTATTAAACCAAGAGGATCCCGATATTCCATGTAATGATGACATTCTTCTCTCCAACACCTGCCATCCAATGTCAGTTTCTTCGTTAGCCCGGCGGAACTTTAAAGATACAAATAATCCAGTAACTTCATCTGCTAGAGATCTCTCTGCCACTAGGGACGGACATACACAAAAGAAAACACCAGGACGTTTGCAAGTGTCTTCTAAAGGAAAGCCAGAGATTGGTCAATCAAGTCAAG ATGGAAACAAAGAGATGGCCGGTGGAAAACGAATCGTCGGATTTGATGGACATGGAAGCTACACCGAGAAGGAGAGTGGAGACAGTAAAGAGGAAAAATGTGTAATACCTATAAATGAAATTGTACAAGCAAAAGATGCTGTTGTTGGCTTGATAGAGATTCCAGACCCTGAGCTGGAGATCACTCAAACAGAAGCAGGTGATCATGATTTTGAGAGTGACGAGGACTTGCCGAACTATTCTGACATTGAGGCTATG ATTCTTGACATGGACTTGGATCCTGATGACCAAGATAATTTTGATCTTGAAG TCTACAAGTATCAGAGCCAAGAGATGAAAAGAAGAATTATAAGACTTGAACAGGCTGCTTATTCATATATGCAAAGAGCCATTGCTTCCCGGGGTGCAGTAGCTGTTTTATATGGTAGATACTCAAAACACTACATCAAGAAACCTGAG GTTTTGGTGGGTAGATCAACAGAAGATCTCGCGGTGGACATTGATCTGGGAAGAGAAAAGCGTGGCAGCAAAATATCTCGACGCCAG GCGATCATACGGTTGGGTGATGATGGGTCGTTTCATATAAAGAACCTGGGGAAGTATTCAATTTCAGTTAATGAGAAGGAAGTAGATCCAGGACAGAGTTTAGTCCTCAAATCTGATTGTCTGCTTGAG ATACGGAGAATGCCTTTTATATTCGAGACAAACCAAAGCCGCATGAAAGAGTACATGAAGAGAACAGGGAAAGGGAACTGA